Proteins encoded by one window of Tunturibacter psychrotolerans:
- a CDS encoding aminopeptidase, which yields MSVMEAVAKTKFAELTFEEKLDRLAEVAVKIGLGLRAGQELIMSAPIEALPLVRRITEHAYKTGALLVTTFYSDDPSVLARYEYGADASFDYAPKWLHDGIAEGFRSGAARLAIAGANPALLAKQDPAKVARANVAASKAGKPAMELITRHEINWTIVACATPEWAKLVFPGELEHIAVAKLWEAIFVSSRIAVDDPVAEWKEHGARLKRRMEMLNAKRFSALHFKGPGTDLEVGLADDHLWAGGGTTAGNGVYCQPNIPTEECFTTPHKDRVNGTVRASKPLSHQGTLIENIAVRFEGGKIVEATATAGKDVLNRLIGTDDGARRLGEVALVPHSSPIAQSGVLFWNTLFDENAASHIALGQAYSTCLIGGEKMDGEQLAALGANASLIHVDWMIGSGEMDVDGVAADGSAEPLMRGGEWV from the coding sequence ATGAGCGTGATGGAAGCGGTTGCGAAGACGAAGTTTGCGGAACTGACGTTCGAAGAGAAGCTCGACCGGCTGGCTGAGGTCGCGGTGAAGATTGGGCTGGGGCTGAGGGCCGGGCAGGAGTTGATCATGTCCGCTCCGATTGAGGCGCTTCCGTTGGTGCGCAGGATTACGGAGCATGCGTACAAGACTGGGGCACTGCTGGTGACTACGTTCTATTCGGATGATCCTAGTGTGCTTGCGCGGTATGAGTATGGTGCGGATGCGAGCTTCGACTATGCGCCGAAGTGGCTGCATGATGGGATTGCAGAGGGCTTCCGGAGTGGAGCGGCTCGACTGGCGATCGCGGGGGCGAATCCGGCGCTGCTGGCGAAGCAGGATCCTGCGAAGGTGGCGCGGGCGAACGTTGCCGCGTCGAAGGCGGGTAAACCAGCGATGGAGTTGATTACGCGGCATGAGATCAACTGGACGATCGTCGCGTGCGCGACGCCGGAGTGGGCGAAATTGGTGTTTCCGGGGGAGCTTGAGCATATTGCTGTTGCGAAGTTGTGGGAGGCGATCTTCGTCTCCTCGCGGATTGCGGTGGATGATCCGGTGGCGGAGTGGAAGGAGCATGGAGCGCGATTGAAGAGGCGCATGGAGATGCTGAATGCGAAGCGATTTTCTGCGCTGCACTTCAAAGGTCCGGGCACGGATCTAGAGGTTGGTTTGGCGGATGACCATCTGTGGGCCGGGGGCGGAACGACCGCGGGGAATGGGGTTTATTGCCAGCCGAATATTCCAACCGAGGAGTGCTTTACGACGCCGCATAAGGACCGCGTGAATGGGACGGTGAGGGCGTCGAAGCCTCTGTCGCACCAGGGGACGCTGATTGAAAATATTGCAGTGCGGTTTGAAGGCGGGAAGATCGTTGAGGCTACGGCGACAGCTGGCAAGGACGTGCTGAACCGATTGATCGGCACCGATGATGGGGCGCGGCGATTAGGGGAGGTGGCGCTGGTACCGCACTCTTCGCCGATTGCGCAGAGTGGCGTGTTGTTCTGGAATACGCTTTTCGATGAGAACGCGGCGAGTCATATTGCGCTGGGGCAGGCTTATTCGACGTGCTTGATTGGCGGCGAGAAGATGGATGGGGAACAATTGGCGGCGTTGGGTGCGAACGCGAGCCTGATCCATGTGGACTGGATGATTGGGTCGGGCGAGATGGACGTGGATGGTGTGGCGGCGGATGGATCGGCTGAGCCGTTGATGCGTGGGGGCGAGTGGGTTTAG